A window of Desulfocurvibacter africanus subsp. africanus DSM 2603 contains these coding sequences:
- a CDS encoding cyclic nucleotide-binding domain-containing protein produces MADATSSKNIIFHKNQIVLREGQSNPTAYMVKRGSVTIYRIVNNRRVVLGVIKPGQFFGEASLLTGEPFHANAEADDYTELIPFDAPLLHGLLLKSPVPLQRLLRHLLERVKVLEKAIQDQPTNNRVLGVCQVLHLLHLASEQGQPKKRSNADPVEFSSTDTHRAIRNILLISQLELELILERLAKLGLIAISDVKQSRYEKNIFGELQKTGEQVRDRMISLCNPQTFLSTARNLAVSDPDPNSPFTKELEYIDIHAFAQLVDASPEMVYRKIGNQEVPEELFFLCKTQAQAWAREMGENFFKKIKRKRLKLEELETVDDIVMVDDTTLQEAFPLLGFHKLGILYSAAQPETRDKILANLSRKMAKVIHDEGRDKKFSDTEVADVEHELMELIKQRKGQSPGKGA; encoded by the coding sequence ATGGCCGACGCAACTAGCAGCAAGAATATCATCTTCCACAAGAATCAGATCGTCCTGCGGGAAGGCCAGTCCAACCCTACGGCCTACATGGTCAAGCGTGGCTCCGTGACCATCTACCGCATCGTGAACAACCGGCGGGTGGTCCTGGGCGTTATCAAGCCCGGCCAGTTCTTCGGCGAGGCCTCGTTGCTCACGGGTGAGCCTTTCCACGCCAATGCCGAGGCCGACGACTACACCGAGCTCATCCCCTTCGACGCGCCGCTGCTGCACGGGCTGCTGCTCAAGAGCCCCGTGCCGCTGCAGCGCCTGCTGCGCCATCTCCTGGAGCGGGTAAAGGTGCTGGAAAAGGCCATCCAGGATCAGCCCACCAACAACCGCGTGCTCGGCGTATGCCAGGTCCTGCACCTCCTGCACCTGGCTTCGGAGCAGGGCCAGCCCAAGAAGCGCAGCAACGCGGACCCCGTGGAGTTCAGCTCCACGGACACCCACAGGGCCATCCGCAACATCCTGCTCATCTCGCAGCTGGAGCTGGAGCTTATCCTGGAGCGTTTGGCCAAGCTCGGGCTCATCGCCATCTCCGACGTTAAGCAATCCCGATACGAGAAAAACATCTTCGGCGAGCTCCAAAAGACGGGCGAGCAGGTGCGCGACCGCATGATCAGCCTGTGCAACCCGCAGACCTTCCTGTCCACGGCGCGTAATCTCGCGGTCAGCGACCCCGATCCCAACTCGCCCTTCACCAAGGAACTCGAGTACATCGACATCCACGCCTTCGCCCAGCTCGTGGACGCAAGCCCGGAGATGGTCTACCGCAAGATCGGCAACCAGGAAGTGCCCGAGGAGCTGTTCTTCCTCTGCAAGACACAGGCGCAAGCCTGGGCGCGGGAAATGGGCGAGAACTTCTTCAAGAAGATCAAGCGCAAGCGCCTCAAGCTCGAAGAGCTGGAAACCGTGGACGACATCGTCATGGTGGACGACACCACCCTGCAGGAGGCCTTCCCGCTACTCGGGTTCCACAAGTTGGGAATTCTTTACTCCGCCGCCCAGCCCGAGACTCGCGACAAAATCCTGGCCAACCTCTCGCGCAAGATGGCCAAGGTCATCCATGACGAGGGCCGCGACAAAAAATTTTCCGACACCGAAGTGGCCGACGTGGAGCACGAGCTCATGGAGCTCATCAAGCAGCGCAAGGGCCAAAGCCCTGGCAAGGGAGCCTAA